One window from the genome of Vibrio vulnificus NBRC 15645 = ATCC 27562 encodes:
- the prfC gene encoding peptide chain release factor 3, with protein MSNAPFLSEVSKRRTFAIISHPDAGKTTITEKVLLFGRAIQTAGTVKGRGSSQHAKSDWMEMEKERGISVTTSVMQFPYNDCLVNLLDTPGHEDFSEDTYRTLTAVDSCLMVIDAAKGVEDRTRKLMEVTRLRDTPIVTFMNKLDRDIRDPMELLDEVESELNIACAPVSWPIGCGKEFKGVYHIHRDETILYSTGQGHTIQEQRIIKGLDNPDLDAEIGADLAEQLREELELVLGASHEFDQEMFLKGELTPVFFGTALGNFGVDHMLDGLTDWAPAPLPRQANEREVEATEDKFSGFVFKIQANMDPKHRDRIAFMRIVSGTYTQGMKMNHVRLGKQVNISDAVTFMAGDRSRAEAAYAGDIIGLHNHGTIQIGDTFTQGESLKFSGIPNFAPELFRRIRLRDPLKQKQLLKGLVQLSEEGAVQVFRPLQNNDLIVGAVGVLQFDVVVARLKSEYNVEAIYESVNVATARWVECGDAKKLDEFQRKNQTNLALDGGDNLTYIAPTMVNLNLAKERFPEVEFRATREH; from the coding sequence ATGTCAAATGCTCCTTTTTTAAGCGAAGTGTCTAAACGTAGAACGTTCGCGATCATCTCGCACCCAGATGCGGGTAAAACAACTATCACAGAAAAAGTCCTGCTTTTCGGACGTGCGATTCAAACCGCCGGTACAGTAAAAGGTCGTGGTTCTAGCCAGCACGCTAAGTCTGACTGGATGGAAATGGAAAAAGAACGTGGTATCTCGGTGACGACATCGGTGATGCAGTTCCCGTACAACGATTGCTTAGTGAACCTACTCGATACTCCGGGGCACGAAGACTTCTCGGAAGATACTTACCGCACACTAACGGCGGTTGACTCGTGTTTGATGGTGATCGACGCCGCGAAAGGTGTTGAGGATCGTACTCGCAAGCTTATGGAAGTTACCCGTCTGCGTGATACGCCGATCGTGACCTTCATGAACAAATTGGACCGCGATATTCGCGATCCAATGGAACTGCTTGATGAAGTCGAGAGCGAGCTGAATATTGCTTGTGCACCGGTTTCTTGGCCAATTGGCTGTGGTAAAGAGTTCAAAGGCGTTTATCACATCCATCGTGATGAGACCATTTTGTACTCAACGGGGCAGGGGCACACAATTCAAGAGCAGCGTATCATTAAAGGTCTTGATAACCCGGATTTGGATGCTGAGATTGGTGCAGATCTCGCTGAGCAACTGCGTGAAGAACTGGAACTGGTTCTTGGTGCGTCTCACGAGTTTGATCAAGAGATGTTCCTAAAGGGTGAATTGACTCCGGTATTCTTTGGTACGGCATTAGGTAACTTTGGTGTTGACCACATGCTTGATGGTCTGACGGACTGGGCGCCAGCGCCGCTACCGCGCCAAGCCAATGAACGTGAAGTGGAAGCCACTGAAGACAAGTTCAGCGGTTTCGTCTTTAAGATTCAGGCGAATATGGATCCTAAGCACCGCGACCGTATCGCGTTTATGCGTATTGTGTCGGGCACGTATACTCAAGGCATGAAGATGAATCACGTTCGCTTGGGTAAACAAGTGAACATTTCTGATGCCGTGACCTTCATGGCGGGCGATCGTTCTCGCGCGGAAGCTGCGTATGCCGGTGACATCATTGGTTTGCATAACCATGGCACCATTCAAATTGGTGACACCTTTACACAAGGTGAATCGCTGAAGTTCTCTGGTATTCCAAACTTTGCGCCTGAGCTATTCCGTCGTATTCGCCTGCGCGATCCGCTGAAGCAAAAACAACTGTTAAAAGGTCTTGTTCAGCTTTCAGAAGAAGGTGCAGTACAGGTATTCCGTCCTCTACAGAACAACGACTTGATCGTGGGCGCGGTCGGTGTGCTTCAGTTTGATGTTGTTGTGGCGCGTTTGAAGTCTGAATATAACGTTGAAGCGATTTACGAGAGTGTGAACGTAGCGACAGCGCGTTGGGTTGAGTGTGGTGATGCGAAGAAGCTAGACGAGTTCCAACGTAAGAACCAAACTAACCTAGCACTGGATGGTGGCGATAACTTAACGTACATTGCGCCAACCATGGTAAACCTCAATCTTGCAAAAGAGCGTTTCCCTGAAGTGGAATTCCGAGCGACTCGTGAACACTAA
- the deoC gene encoding deoxyribose-phosphate aldolase, which yields MSDLKAAALRALKLMDLTTLNDDDTDAKVIALCHDAKTPVGNTAAICIYPRFIPIAKKTLREQGTPEVRIATVTNFPHGNDDIEIAVAETKAAVAYGADEVDVVFPYRALMAGDEKVGFELVKQCKEACGDILLKVIIETGELKEEALIKKASQICIEAGADFIKTSTGKVPVNATPEYARMMLEVIRDMGVAEKVGFKPAGGVRTAEDAAAYLAMADDILGSEWADNMHYRFGASSLLTNLLNTLEVTDQVADPAAY from the coding sequence ATGAGCGATTTGAAAGCAGCAGCGCTACGTGCACTGAAACTTATGGACCTAACAACGCTAAATGACGACGACACTGATGCAAAAGTGATCGCACTTTGTCACGACGCCAAAACGCCTGTAGGTAACACGGCAGCGATTTGTATTTACCCTCGCTTTATTCCTATTGCTAAGAAGACACTTCGTGAGCAAGGTACACCAGAAGTTCGCATTGCAACGGTAACGAACTTCCCACACGGCAATGACGACATCGAAATCGCAGTCGCTGAAACCAAAGCAGCGGTCGCTTACGGTGCCGATGAAGTTGACGTAGTTTTCCCATACCGCGCATTGATGGCTGGTGATGAGAAAGTGGGCTTCGAATTGGTTAAGCAATGTAAAGAAGCATGTGGCGACATTCTTTTGAAAGTCATCATCGAAACCGGCGAACTGAAAGAAGAAGCGTTGATCAAGAAAGCATCGCAAATCTGTATTGAAGCGGGTGCAGACTTTATCAAAACATCAACAGGTAAAGTGCCAGTTAACGCAACGCCAGAATACGCACGCATGATGCTTGAAGTGATTCGTGACATGGGTGTGGCTGAGAAAGTTGGCTTTAAACCTGCTGGTGGTGTACGCACTGCGGAAGACGCAGCGGCTTACCTAGCAATGGCAGATGACATCCTAGGTTCTGAGTGGGCGGATAATATGCACTACCGTTTTGGTGCGTCTAGCTTGCTAACCAACCTACTAAATACATTAGAAGTAACAGACCAAGTCGCTGATCCTGCAGCGTACTAA
- a CDS encoding NupC/NupG family nucleoside CNT transporter, which produces MSLFMSLVGMAVLLGIAFLLSDNRKAINLRTVGGAFAIQFIIGGFVLYVPWGRDLLAGFSAGVQSVIDFGKDGTGFLFGSLVNFSVDGIGFIFAFQVLPTLIFFSALISVLYYIGVMQWVIKILGGGLQKALGTSRAESMSAAANIFVGQTEAPLVVRPFVPHMTQSELFAVMCGGLASVAGGVLAGYASMGVPLEYLVAASFMAAPGGLLFAKIIKPEVDTPKEDLGAEIDGGDDKPANVIDAAAGGASVGLQLALNVGAMLLAFIGLIALINGILGSVGGWFGMESLTLEWILGKVFSPLAFLIGVPWAEADVAGSFIGQKLVVNEFVAYLNFVPYVGENAQIIPATGAVMSEKTQAIIAFALCGFANLSSIAILLGGLGGLAPNRRHDIARMGVKAVAAGTLSNLMAATIAGFFLSF; this is translated from the coding sequence ATGAGCCTGTTTATGAGCCTAGTCGGTATGGCAGTATTGCTAGGAATTGCATTCTTACTGTCTGACAACCGCAAAGCTATCAATCTAAGAACTGTGGGTGGCGCTTTTGCTATCCAATTCATCATCGGTGGTTTCGTTCTTTACGTACCATGGGGTCGTGATCTACTAGCGGGTTTCTCTGCTGGTGTTCAAAGCGTTATCGACTTCGGTAAAGACGGTACTGGTTTCTTGTTCGGCAGCCTAGTTAACTTCTCAGTTGACGGTATCGGCTTTATTTTTGCCTTCCAAGTACTACCAACACTGATTTTCTTCTCAGCACTTATCTCTGTACTTTACTACATTGGTGTGATGCAGTGGGTTATCAAGATCCTTGGTGGTGGCCTGCAGAAAGCACTGGGCACGTCTCGCGCCGAGTCAATGTCTGCTGCAGCAAACATCTTCGTAGGTCAAACTGAAGCGCCACTTGTGGTTCGTCCATTTGTTCCTCACATGACGCAATCTGAACTGTTTGCAGTAATGTGTGGTGGTCTTGCTTCTGTTGCTGGTGGTGTGCTGGCTGGTTACGCCTCAATGGGTGTGCCACTAGAATACCTAGTTGCGGCATCATTCATGGCGGCACCGGGTGGTCTACTGTTCGCAAAAATCATCAAACCTGAAGTTGATACGCCAAAAGAAGATCTTGGCGCTGAGATCGACGGCGGTGACGATAAGCCTGCAAACGTAATCGATGCAGCTGCTGGCGGCGCATCAGTTGGTCTACAACTAGCACTTAACGTAGGTGCAATGCTATTGGCATTCATCGGTTTGATCGCTCTGATCAACGGTATCCTTGGTAGTGTTGGTGGTTGGTTCGGCATGGAAAGTCTGACACTGGAGTGGATTCTAGGTAAAGTCTTCTCACCACTTGCATTCCTAATCGGTGTGCCATGGGCAGAAGCTGATGTCGCAGGTTCTTTCATCGGTCAAAAACTGGTGGTAAACGAGTTCGTTGCGTACCTAAACTTTGTTCCTTACGTTGGTGAAAACGCTCAAATCATTCCAGCAACTGGTGCTGTAATGTCTGAGAAAACTCAAGCAATCATCGCTTTCGCACTATGTGGTTTCGCAAACCTTTCTTCTATCGCGATTCTACTAGGTGGTCTAGGTGGTCTAGCGCCAAACCGTCGTCACGACATCGCTCGTATGGGTGTTAAAGCGGTTGCAGCGGGTACGCTATCTAACCTAATGGCAGCGACCATTGCTGGCTTCTTCCTGTCTTTCTAA
- a CDS encoding TatD family hydrolase — protein MKLFDTHCHLDFDVFEPARSQHFQRGLEAGVERLLLPSVGPDNWQKVKTLAQWSAMLSEEAQPEIFYALGFHPYFLTSDYQQKQSALVALLDERDTRCVAIGECGLDDGVEQDAALQEQALNYQLDLAKQYQLPVILHNRRCHNRLIQLVKAARLPKGGVIHAFSGSYEQGMEWIRLGFYLGVGGTITYPRANKTRQAISRLPLEKLLLETDAPDMPIFGFQGKLNTPAQIIHPLNELSLLHNQTKQTIASQIWKNSNSLFSICE, from the coding sequence ATGAAACTGTTTGATACGCATTGCCACCTCGATTTTGACGTTTTTGAACCAGCGCGCTCGCAGCATTTTCAAAGAGGGCTAGAGGCCGGTGTGGAACGTTTGTTACTGCCATCCGTTGGTCCCGATAACTGGCAAAAAGTAAAAACACTGGCGCAATGGTCTGCAATGCTCTCTGAGGAGGCTCAGCCAGAAATCTTTTACGCGTTGGGCTTTCATCCCTATTTTCTGACGTCGGATTATCAGCAAAAACAAAGTGCGCTCGTGGCTTTGTTGGACGAGCGTGACACGCGCTGCGTAGCTATCGGGGAATGCGGTTTGGATGATGGGGTTGAACAAGACGCTGCATTGCAAGAGCAGGCGTTGAACTACCAGCTCGATTTGGCCAAGCAGTATCAACTGCCGGTTATTTTACACAATCGACGATGTCACAATCGACTCATTCAATTAGTCAAAGCGGCTCGGCTGCCAAAAGGCGGCGTTATCCATGCGTTTTCTGGTAGCTATGAACAGGGAATGGAGTGGATACGTTTGGGTTTTTATCTTGGGGTCGGCGGAACCATTACCTACCCCAGAGCGAACAAAACGCGCCAAGCGATCAGTCGACTCCCTTTAGAAAAACTGCTGCTTGAAACCGATGCGCCAGATATGCCGATATTTGGCTTTCAAGGAAAGCTCAATACACCTGCTCAGATTATTCACCCACTAAATGAGTTGAGTTTGTTGCATAATCAAACAAAGCAAACGATTGCCTCTCAAATCTGGAAAAATAGCAATTCTCTGTTCTCTATCTGTGAATGA
- a CDS encoding DUF5363 family protein, with amino-acid sequence MQWWRKWLKRYDDWCKEMGLTPEQKRSCVPYKKDPAREKKSDETV; translated from the coding sequence ATGCAATGGTGGCGAAAGTGGTTAAAACGTTACGATGACTGGTGCAAAGAGATGGGATTAACACCAGAACAAAAGCGCAGTTGTGTACCATACAAAAAAGATCCGGCGCGAGAAAAGAAAAGCGATGAAACTGTTTGA
- a CDS encoding phosphopentomutase, translating into MKRAFILVLDSFGIGATADAKEFGDVGSDTLGHIADQCEQGLANNDQRQGALRLPNLSKLGLAMAHKESTGRFAPGLDADAEIIGAYGHAAELSSGKDTPSGHWEIAGVPVLFEWGYFTDKANSFPKELTDRILARAGIDGFLGNCHASGTQVLDDLGEEHMKTGQPIFYTSADSVFQIACHEETFGLDRLLELCQIAREELADYNIGRVIARPFIGPGKGQFERTGNRRDLSVEPPSATVLQKLAEEKQGQVVSIGKIADIYANCGITKKVKATGIPALFEATLEQIKQAGDNTIVFTNFVDFDSAYGHRRDVAGYAAALEYFDGRIHEVMELMQEDDILILTADHGCDPTWPGTDHTREHIPVLVYGQKVPVGSLGRRETFADIGQTLASYFGTSPMDYGKNFL; encoded by the coding sequence ATGAAAAGAGCATTTATTTTAGTACTAGACTCCTTTGGTATTGGTGCAACCGCAGATGCGAAAGAGTTTGGTGATGTCGGTTCAGATACCCTAGGCCATATTGCTGACCAATGTGAGCAGGGTTTGGCAAATAATGATCAACGCCAAGGGGCTCTTCGTCTGCCAAATCTGTCTAAACTCGGTCTGGCGATGGCGCACAAAGAGTCAACGGGTCGTTTTGCGCCGGGTTTAGATGCGGATGCAGAAATCATCGGTGCCTACGGCCATGCCGCGGAGCTTTCTTCTGGTAAAGACACCCCGTCTGGCCACTGGGAAATTGCTGGCGTCCCTGTTTTGTTTGAATGGGGTTACTTCACTGACAAAGCCAACAGCTTCCCGAAAGAGTTAACGGATCGCATTCTTGCTCGTGCAGGTATTGATGGATTCCTAGGTAACTGCCACGCCTCTGGTACGCAAGTTCTGGATGATCTAGGCGAAGAGCACATGAAGACTGGTCAGCCAATTTTCTACACCTCTGCGGACTCTGTATTCCAAATCGCATGTCACGAAGAGACATTCGGCCTTGATCGTCTACTTGAGCTTTGCCAAATCGCTCGTGAAGAACTCGCAGACTACAACATTGGTCGTGTTATTGCGCGTCCGTTCATTGGCCCGGGTAAAGGTCAGTTTGAGCGTACCGGTAACCGTCGCGATCTTTCTGTTGAGCCACCATCAGCGACCGTTCTGCAGAAGTTGGCTGAGGAAAAACAAGGCCAAGTGGTGTCTATTGGTAAGATTGCGGATATCTACGCAAACTGCGGTATCACCAAGAAAGTGAAAGCAACAGGCATTCCTGCACTGTTTGAAGCGACACTTGAGCAAATTAAACAAGCGGGTGACAACACCATCGTGTTCACCAACTTTGTTGATTTTGACTCGGCTTACGGCCACCGTCGTGATGTTGCGGGTTACGCAGCGGCACTGGAGTACTTCGATGGTCGTATCCACGAAGTGATGGAACTGATGCAAGAAGATGACATCCTGATCCTGACGGCTGACCACGGTTGTGACCCAACTTGGCCAGGTACTGACCACACTCGCGAGCATATCCCTGTGCTAGTCTACGGTCAAAAAGTCCCAGTTGGTTCACTTGGCCGTCGTGAAACGTTCGCCGATATCGGTCAAACTCTGGCAAGCTACTTTGGCACATCGCCAATGGATTACGGCAAAAACTTTTTGTAA
- a CDS encoding GGDEF domain-containing protein, translated as MMNLNEKPFNASNALLDPNSAQKVLQLVVVLTLLTFIPLAIKNFYIGHWYLALLMVAFEIGFVIEVVGVCCLKRSVIGHRIPLGFLLASIVCSVAIFGTLATYWVFPIIIALVFIIPHHDAIVTNVLMIIGCTWAAAMKQDLEIMYRFAIALAFCAVIAHFAVWLIVRLQSKLRYLSTRDVMTGALNRHQLDLFLQRALDGHKRYTASSIAIIDIDFFKQVNDRYGHDVGDEVINLVVETIQHNTREVDLLFRLGGDEFLLLFENTSASSALLIVSHLCQRVRKQAYPKHASVTLSAGIAECLEGDDVESWLKRADVALYQSKENGRDRVTLSEPHSLHRHAKEETDWPPFRQTTTGDHVSR; from the coding sequence ATGATGAACTTGAACGAAAAACCTTTCAACGCCTCCAACGCTTTGCTGGATCCAAACAGCGCACAAAAAGTACTTCAATTAGTGGTGGTGTTAACGCTACTGACCTTTATTCCTCTCGCGATAAAGAATTTTTACATTGGTCATTGGTATCTTGCGCTGCTGATGGTGGCCTTTGAGATCGGTTTTGTTATCGAAGTCGTCGGGGTTTGTTGCTTAAAACGAAGTGTGATTGGCCACCGTATCCCACTTGGCTTTTTGTTGGCTTCCATTGTTTGCAGTGTGGCCATTTTTGGTACATTGGCGACCTATTGGGTGTTTCCCATCATCATCGCTTTGGTGTTTATCATTCCTCACCATGATGCCATTGTGACTAATGTGCTGATGATTATTGGCTGCACTTGGGCTGCGGCGATGAAGCAAGACCTCGAGATTATGTATCGTTTTGCTATCGCCTTGGCGTTTTGCGCTGTCATTGCCCATTTTGCTGTGTGGTTGATTGTTCGGCTACAGAGCAAGCTGCGTTATCTCTCGACACGCGATGTCATGACAGGGGCACTGAATCGACATCAATTGGATCTGTTTTTGCAGCGAGCACTTGATGGCCACAAGCGATACACCGCGTCATCCATTGCAATCATCGATATTGATTTTTTTAAGCAGGTCAATGACCGTTATGGTCATGATGTTGGTGATGAGGTAATCAATTTAGTTGTCGAGACGATTCAGCACAATACGCGGGAAGTGGATCTGCTGTTTCGCTTAGGAGGCGATGAATTTCTGCTGCTGTTTGAAAACACTTCGGCCTCGTCAGCATTGTTGATTGTCAGCCATCTTTGCCAAAGAGTACGTAAGCAAGCCTATCCAAAGCACGCCAGTGTGACACTGAGTGCAGGTATTGCGGAATGTCTGGAGGGGGATGATGTTGAGTCGTGGTTGAAGCGAGCTGATGTAGCGCTGTATCAGAGCAAAGAGAATGGTCGGGATAGGGTGACACTCTCTGAGCCGCACAGCCTGCATCGTCACGCAAAAGAGGAGACTGATTGGCCCCCGTTTAGGCAAACGACAACGGGCGATCATGTCAGTCGTTAG
- a CDS encoding putative bifunctional diguanylate cyclase/phosphodiesterase, which translates to MLRNKKVHSLAFKQARTVFLVSVVLGLCFSLYHILADLHQEQRRIEEHYQFKLLQNYSNASQAAYHLNHLLAEQVASTLMMDNAIYRVKIVDDFGDVLTQKHREIDSQSLTTQLLSKILTPAQPFYKTELHQPNANAIVGELSFSVDGSSIADAFIKKSTRIVLFDLFRNILLTSILLFFFYFKLSKPIITLINWVNSLQNRKNALELPPGNNNDELGRLALSFHNLWQARAAAESQLNQLAYFDTLTGLANRSLLLKSLNETLKESQSEQYPGVLFYLDLDRFKTINDSLGHTIGDNLMRTIAKRLEAWLQPGEIAARIGGDEFAILIPKLSKEDAANKAKQLLTLISNPYSIDDHQLYCTVSIGISTFADKGISSIDVLRQADTALYRAKVAGRNKYMFYEPEMQAQVESFLEIEKGLHEALHKGQLELYYQPQVNAQQQIIGVEALIRWNHPEKGVLPPGVFMPIAEETGQILQIGDWIIEQACFQYAQWKKEQVLPETFHRLAINISPLQFSKNAFVEHITHALKQANITGEHIELEITESLLLENVESAINKMAELKELDLKISIDDFGTGYSSLRYLKHLAVDVLKIDRSFVTQLHLDQSDQAIVSTIIMIAERLSLEVIAEGVETEEEFNTLVELGCEQFQGYLFGKPLPVEMITQKLRESRQHQGSHASKVKSNQISNS; encoded by the coding sequence ATGCTCAGAAACAAAAAAGTGCATTCATTAGCTTTCAAGCAAGCCAGAACCGTTTTTCTGGTTTCCGTTGTCTTGGGACTGTGCTTCAGCTTGTACCACATTTTGGCTGACCTGCACCAAGAGCAACGCCGTATTGAAGAGCACTACCAGTTTAAGCTTCTGCAAAACTATTCCAATGCCAGTCAAGCGGCATATCATCTGAACCATCTGCTCGCCGAGCAGGTTGCCTCGACCCTAATGATGGACAATGCCATCTACCGAGTAAAAATTGTCGACGATTTTGGTGATGTGCTGACCCAAAAGCATCGTGAAATTGATTCTCAAAGCCTGACGACTCAGTTGTTGTCTAAAATATTGACTCCCGCTCAGCCGTTTTACAAAACAGAGCTGCATCAACCCAACGCCAATGCAATTGTTGGTGAGTTAAGTTTCTCTGTTGATGGCTCTAGTATCGCCGATGCCTTTATTAAGAAATCGACTCGAATTGTCTTGTTCGATCTGTTTCGCAATATATTACTCACCTCTATCTTGTTGTTTTTCTTTTATTTTAAGTTATCAAAGCCAATTATTACGCTGATTAATTGGGTGAATTCGCTGCAAAATCGAAAAAACGCCTTGGAACTGCCCCCCGGTAACAACAATGACGAACTGGGTCGCCTCGCGCTTTCATTTCACAATCTCTGGCAAGCGCGCGCGGCAGCAGAAAGCCAACTCAACCAATTGGCTTACTTCGATACGTTAACAGGCTTGGCCAACCGCAGCTTGCTGCTCAAAAGCCTCAATGAAACTCTTAAAGAATCACAAAGCGAGCAATATCCAGGAGTGCTGTTTTATCTCGACCTCGACCGTTTCAAAACCATTAACGACTCCCTAGGGCATACCATTGGCGACAACTTAATGCGCACCATTGCGAAACGTTTAGAAGCATGGCTACAACCCGGAGAAATAGCCGCGCGCATCGGTGGGGATGAGTTCGCCATTTTGATCCCGAAACTCAGTAAGGAAGATGCTGCCAACAAAGCAAAGCAGTTACTAACCTTAATCTCAAACCCTTACTCCATTGACGATCACCAACTGTATTGCACGGTCAGTATCGGTATTTCCACGTTTGCCGACAAAGGCATCTCGAGCATTGATGTGCTTCGTCAGGCCGATACGGCGCTCTATCGCGCCAAAGTCGCCGGACGCAATAAATACATGTTTTATGAGCCAGAAATGCAGGCGCAAGTGGAGTCTTTTTTGGAGATAGAGAAAGGCCTGCATGAAGCACTGCACAAAGGGCAACTTGAGCTTTACTACCAACCTCAGGTCAACGCGCAGCAACAAATCATCGGAGTGGAAGCCCTCATCCGTTGGAACCATCCAGAAAAAGGCGTGCTTCCTCCCGGAGTCTTTATGCCCATAGCAGAGGAAACGGGGCAAATTCTGCAAATTGGTGATTGGATTATTGAGCAAGCGTGTTTTCAATACGCTCAGTGGAAAAAAGAACAAGTTTTGCCTGAAACGTTCCATCGACTTGCCATCAACATCAGCCCATTGCAGTTCTCTAAAAATGCCTTTGTCGAACACATCACTCACGCATTGAAACAAGCCAATATCACGGGTGAGCATATTGAATTGGAGATCACTGAGAGCTTGCTATTGGAAAACGTCGAAAGCGCGATCAATAAAATGGCAGAGCTGAAAGAACTGGATCTCAAAATCTCGATCGATGACTTTGGCACCGGTTATTCCTCACTCCGCTATCTCAAACATCTGGCGGTGGATGTACTGAAAATTGACCGCTCCTTTGTCACTCAGTTGCATCTTGATCAAAGCGACCAAGCCATTGTTTCAACCATCATTATGATTGCTGAGCGCTTGAGTTTAGAAGTCATCGCCGAAGGGGTAGAAACAGAAGAAGAGTTCAACACGCTGGTCGAACTCGGTTGTGAACAATTCCAGGGGTATCTCTTTGGCAAACCGCTCCCTGTGGAGATGATCACGCAGAAATTACGTGAAAGCCGTCAGCACCAAGGCAGTCATGCAAGCAAAGTTAAAAGCAACCAAATAAGTAACTCATAA
- the deoA gene encoding thymidine phosphorylase — protein MYLPQEIIRKKRDGEALTADEINFFIQGVANNTVSEGQIAAFAMTIFFNEMTMPERIALTCAMRDSGMVIDWSHMNFGGPIVDKHSTGGVGDVTSLMLGPMVAACGGFVPMISGRGLGHTGGTLDKLEAIPGYNITPSNDVFGQVTKEAGVAIIGQTGDLAPADKRVYATRDITATVDNISLITASILSKKLAAGLESLVMDVKVGSGAFMPTYEASEELAKSIVAVANGAGTKTTAILTDMNQVLASSAGNAVEVREAVRFLKGEYRNPRLLEVTMASCAEMLVLGKLAENTEDARAKLMEVLDNGKAAECFGKMVAGLGGPVDFMDNYDNYLDKAEIIKPVYAKETGVVSAMDTRAIGMAVVAMGGGRRVATDSIDYAVGFDQFIRLGEIASSEKPLAMIHARNEAQWQEAANALQAAIKVGGEYTPTPDVYRQIRQEDI, from the coding sequence ATGTATTTACCTCAAGAAATTATTCGTAAAAAACGCGACGGCGAAGCGCTGACTGCTGACGAAATTAACTTTTTTATCCAAGGTGTGGCGAACAATACGGTCTCTGAAGGTCAGATTGCCGCGTTCGCGATGACCATCTTTTTCAATGAAATGACGATGCCTGAACGTATTGCCCTAACGTGTGCAATGCGAGATTCTGGCATGGTGATTGATTGGAGCCACATGAACTTTGGTGGCCCAATCGTTGATAAACACTCAACCGGCGGTGTGGGCGATGTGACCTCTCTAATGCTTGGCCCTATGGTGGCAGCATGTGGTGGTTTCGTGCCGATGATCTCGGGTCGTGGCTTGGGCCATACTGGCGGTACGTTAGACAAACTGGAAGCGATTCCTGGCTACAACATCACACCAAGTAACGACGTATTCGGTCAAGTGACCAAAGAAGCAGGTGTAGCGATCATCGGCCAAACGGGCGATCTTGCACCAGCAGACAAACGAGTTTATGCCACTCGTGATATTACGGCGACGGTGGACAACATCTCACTGATCACCGCTTCTATTCTGTCTAAGAAGTTGGCGGCAGGTCTTGAATCTTTAGTGATGGATGTGAAAGTCGGTTCTGGCGCCTTTATGCCGACTTACGAAGCTTCAGAAGAATTGGCGAAATCCATTGTGGCGGTGGCGAATGGCGCGGGCACTAAAACGACGGCGATTTTGACCGACATGAACCAAGTATTGGCTTCTTCTGCGGGTAACGCTGTCGAAGTTCGTGAAGCGGTTCGTTTCCTCAAAGGTGAATATCGTAACCCTCGTTTGCTTGAAGTCACCATGGCGTCATGTGCAGAAATGTTGGTACTTGGTAAATTGGCTGAGAATACTGAAGATGCACGTGCGAAATTGATGGAAGTGCTGGATAACGGTAAAGCGGCCGAATGTTTTGGTAAAATGGTGGCTGGTTTGGGTGGTCCGGTTGACTTTATGGACAACTACGACAACTACCTTGATAAAGCTGAAATCATTAAGCCTGTTTACGCCAAAGAGACCGGTGTGGTGTCTGCAATGGATACTCGCGCTATTGGTATGGCTGTGGTGGCGATGGGCGGCGGACGCCGCGTTGCGACAGACAGCATCGACTACGCGGTAGGTTTTGATCAGTTTATCCGTTTGGGTGAAATCGCAAGCAGCGAAAAACCATTGGCGATGATTCACGCTCGTAACGAAGCACAGTGGCAAGAAGCTGCGAATGCACTGCAAGCCGCGATTAAGGTTGGTGGTGAGTACACACCAACGCCAGACGTATATCGTCAAATTCGCCAAGAAGATATTTAA